GTGCCCGGAGAAGACCAGGAAGTCGACGTCCAGGTCGGCGACCGAGATCGGCAGGTGGCCGGCGCTCTGCGCGGCGTCCAGGCAGATCGGCACGTCCGGCCCGGCCGCCGCCCGCAGCCGGGACACCTGCATGTCGTTGCCGTAGACGTGGTGCACGTGGGTCGCCGCGATCATCCGGGTCCGCGGGGTGACCAGTTCGGCGAGGCGGGCGGCGTCGTAGTCGTGGGCGGCGTCGTAGGGCATGGCGCGCAGGGTGACCCGGGCGCCACGGGCGTGGGCCAGGGCGGCGGCCTCGTGCCAGCAGACGATGTTGGCGTTGTGGTCGGCGTACGGCACGACGATCTCGTCACCGTCACGCAGCCGCGGGGCGAGCCAGTCCCGGGCGACCGCGCGCAGCCCTTCGGTCGCGCCGCTGACGAAGTGCACCACGGAGCGGTCCGGGGCCGGGTCGCCGAGGAAGGCGCGGACCCGGTCGCGAGCCCCCTCGACCCGGGCCGTGGTGCGGTTGGCCCACGGGTACGTGCCCCGGGCGGCGTTCGCGTTCTCGCTGGTCAGATAGTCCAGGACGGCGTTCAGGACGGGTTGCGGCTTCTGCGC
This window of the Actinoplanes oblitus genome carries:
- a CDS encoding aminotransferase class V-fold PLP-dependent enzyme, producing the protein MTGWQRELRAQFPIVTAHPEIAYLDSAATAQKPQPVLNAVLDYLTSENANAARGTYPWANRTTARVEGARDRVRAFLGDPAPDRSVVHFVSGATEGLRAVARDWLAPRLRDGDEIVVPYADHNANIVCWHEAAALAHARGARVTLRAMPYDAAHDYDAARLAELVTPRTRMIAATHVHHVYGNDMQVSRLRAAAGPDVPICLDAAQSAGHLPISVADLDVDFLVFSGHKAMALPGIGVLWAGNRRGPGYVPAGWAGTPNTSGIVSLVAALDWLDAAGVDRIARWTRDLGTRLTDGLSRLDAYQVLGCQSSLAATSGVQRRQGIVTFRHRAIGSTDLGFILAADGLLVRADGHCQGDQGEKTSSVRVSLHAYNTAQEIERLLDRLADLNSG